From Symphalangus syndactylus isolate Jambi chromosome 5, NHGRI_mSymSyn1-v2.1_pri, whole genome shotgun sequence:
TTTGTATTTAAGTTATAGatgaatttggggagaattgaaaTTTTTACAATGCTGAATCTTCCCATCCATGaatatatctcttcatttatttagaccTTCTTTGATGTTGTTTATAGCACTTTTTAAGTTTTCAGAGTAGAGAATCTTGTATACCTAAGAATTTCATTTTTCAGAAgtattataaatgtaatttttgcaacatttaaaatttccagTTATTTATTGCTAGCATGTAAGTACTGAATTTAGTATTGCATGTGTTGACCTTgtattatttctgggttttcgtTTTCCCCAAGAGAGTCAGTTTTCTACACAAGGAAGTCACTCTGGTTCTCCCACCATGTTTGTCTATGCAGTGTCCACCCTTCCAGGAGTAGGAAATTCCCTGATCTAGAGCTCAACCCCAGCCTTTGGGCCTTAACAGTGTGTGTCAGTGTAGTGAGGGGGGTCGTTCAAGCATCCCCCAACAACGTAGAGATGTGGCAGAAACCCATTCACCTGTTATATTGGTTATATATTGGTTATATTGGTATCTGGCTCCACAAAGAAACGTTTCATTGctttgacataaaaataaattgatgaaTGAAGTTAAACCCAGAAGTGGCTTCACAAGGAGGTTGTGTAAGCATCTGCCCATGGGACGCCCTTCCATGCACCGTCTTTCTCACTAGATGTTGGGGAGGAcagggagctggggctggggagggcagtGGGAAGAGGGAGCTTTGCTTAGGGACAGGGAAATGTGCCCCATTCCTGACAGTTGTAGGACTCTTCTTTCCCTCCTATCTTCCCCCTCAACCTCCTCAAATCGTAGCTGCTGGAGAACCTGGACTCTGGCTGCTGAGGGCCTCCCTGTGAGTGAGGTGCGGGCTTCTCCGCCCGCCTTTGCACAGGAGCCTGTGTCAGGTGGCACCTGGACAGCAAGAGAGGAGGGACATCAGCAGAGGGGGGACAGGGCGGCAGACAGCCCCACACCCCGCCAGGTAGGCTGACGTGGCTGGGACAACACCCCCAGATGAAATAAGTACTCTTCTCGCCTTCCCAAATAGATCCTTGAGATGCCAGTGGTTCCACCACACTGATCACTGTGGGTGGGTGAGCTGAACACGTCCTTCCATGAACTGGGAAGAGACACAGAGGGAGTCAAAATATGCCCTTTTCTTGCCTCCATTCTCCTCCCAGTCCTCTGTGCTGACATTTGCCCCAGAGGCAGGTCTTCTTTAAAATATGGAATTGGCCCAGACTCCATCGGCAAGTATTTGCCTCCCCTGGGGTCTAAAGAGGCCTTCTGGGAGTCAGCAGGCCCTTTATGTGGCCTCTTTGCTGAATCGTTTCTAATCCTTGACAATGATATTTCAATTATTCTAGGCCTCTAGGGACGGAGATGCCATCATCCTCCTTTGCCACCTTTCCCATGATGGTTTGATGAAGTTAAAAACCCCGATGACCAGGGTTCCACTCTATCCTTCTCCTAAACATGTGTTCTACTTCTTTGCCTTTAGGAGTGGTGGGCGTGTATTGTAAGGCCTATTGTAAAGGATGGTGTAAAGTAACCATCCAAAGGTTTGTTACTTTACACAACCCTTTGGATGACTTCTGTACATAGCACTCTTGCTATAAGAGAAATTCTTTTGTAGAAATAGGCTCTGTGGAGAACTGTCTCCTTGGCTCCTTCATGTAGCTCACATCttttattattgaaataaatgaataaaaggctGCACTTGTGGACAGACACAAATATGCTTGGACGTGGCTATCTCTGATCTTGTGGGGCTCAAAATAACTTCCAGAGTCCTCGTTTTCAGAGTGTTCTTACCCAGAAAGCTACCAACTTGGGCGTGGAAAGACCTGCTTCTCCTGGACTCCTGGATGTGCCAGCCATTGAGACAGGGAAGACCCGCTGAGGTCTTCAGGATTTGTCTGTCACCCTGGGGACTGTCTGGCCTGCCGGCAGGTGACAGTGGCCTGTCCAAAAGTGTGAGCTACCTGAGGATCAACCAGATGCAAGGGCAGGACTGTCTTCTGAGAGATGTCTCCCCCTCGGTCCTTCTGTTGCTTCAGACATTCCAGGTGGAAGGAGGCCCTTCGACCTGCGAAGCCAGCCAGAGAGCCAGGATCAGGGCAGGAAAACAGGACGCTGGCCTGTGACAGTTCACACGCTGGTGGGGTGCCAGGAGCAGTAACTATGGCCTGAGAcactcctcctttcccctccccttgtCTGAGACGTATTCTGGTGTCCAGGGCTCATCCCTGCACACCTGGCCTTTGGAATGTTGTCTCCTTGCTTTGGAAATGCCACCACTGTGTGGGGCTGGCTTGAGGCAGGCCACAATGATTTCCCAATCATCCCTGACCAGTGTTCTCTTGGGAGTAACCGCTGACCACATCCAGAGAGCACGGGGTGCATTTACCTAGTGAGGCAGAGCGGAGGAAACCCCTCTTCGGAGATTGCTGGATGTCCCTCTTATCCTCCTCTAGGAGCGTCAGTTGCCGATTTTCGTCATCCTGGTAGGAGAGCCTGGAACAGAGAGCTCATGGGGCTTGTTCCCGGAGGCTGAGAAGTGGCCACCCACAGGGACAGCTGCACCCCCGGAAAGCACTTTGCTCTGATCCTTAGTGAAGGGACGCCCACTTTGTGCTTACATGCAGGTTTGGGGAATTGCCACCCCAAGAAGTTCTGGCCTGCCCCTGGCGTCTTCCAGGCCTGCTCAGTGGGAGCTGCCATCTCCTCACCCGCAGCCTGCAGTTCTGACTTGGGACAGTGAAGGCACTCTGGGGTCAAACGTGTTGAGAAAGCGAAAAGAATCCTAGGCCCATGAAGCTCTTTTGGGGAATGGCCTTGGCTCCCGTGTTTGCACGAGCTGATGCTGTTTACCCCAGTGACCCTCAACTTTAGCCCAAATTTATCCCCACCCCCCGATTTCTCCCTGCCCTGCCACCCCGCTCATCAGCAAGAGCACATAAGCAGCTGCCTACCACCACTCTACAGTTACACAGTAGGTGAACAGCAGGGCTGTGAGGGACCTCAGGGGACATCTAGCCTATTGCTTCCAGGCCTTTGATGGAAACTCAATGAGTAGATTTGACAGCTTCTCATCACGCAGAGACACACCTGATGGAATGAAACCGCATGCCCTTTGCTTACCCTTAGTGCATGCATTGCTCCCTGGTGAGTCCTAGTCCactttattctgttctatttttagtaaaattttgATTCACAATCTCTGCTGGGTCAGGCTGCAGTTCAAGAAGCACAGTTGCATTCCAACCTCATTCCCAGATGAGACCACTGACTCGCTGGTCCCTGGTGCCACCCCACACCTCTGAGGGTGACTCCATGCCTGCTCATGGCACAGCACAGAGACTTGGATAATTTATAGATGTGCAGGAAGGCTTGTTGAGTGCAGACCGCAGTATTTATGCCTTCAAGACTTGCTCTTACTCTCAGCTAGGTAAGGCCTCcctattatattttcttcttatgcAAATCACTGCTGCTCTTGCAGATCTAGCTAGTATTTGACCCTGTGCATGGTACCTACTAAGGTCACCGTGCTCTCAACCTTCTCTGAACACCTGTACCCCTCGGGGTTCCAGCACTCTGGGGCAATTAATGGGAAACTATCCGTGTTATCTTCCTCTCCTGAGACCCTCTTAGTTTACTAGTTTGTGGAATCTCCTTAAGGCATGATTTAGCAGGGTGCCTCGCTGCACCAAGCACTCTAGAAAACCGACATAGGTTAAACTACATGCTTTTCCTTATTTCTAGGGCAGTCAGTCAGGTATTAATTTGTATTCTCTAAAAATCAATTTAGAGACTGTTATCTCATAAGGAGCTTCAGGTATTTCCCATTTTTATATTGACCGTGTTTCACTGAGTCAGAAAAGTAGAAGGCCTGTCACCCCTACCGCCCCATTTTGCTGATGGGGACATGAAGGCACAGGGCAGTTGAGTGATTTGTCAAGAGCCGCTGGCTGGGACTCTTTCCATGCTTTTCCTTAGTCACTTGATTCCTCTTTCTATGCTGGGGAAAAGGAGGCGCTTCTGCTACTCTTCCCATCCAGTTCCTGCACAGAAAGCACTGGACCCAGGAAGCCTCGTGCTGTGCTGGCCTGGCCGCAGCTCTTCCCACACTCCCCACGGTGGGGGGCCTTGTgccccctcccaccacctccaGCCACACCTTTCTGGTCTTCAAAAGCCTGCAAGGCTAGTCCTTCCTCACTCTGACATCTTTTCAGGAAAGCTTCTAAACACTGTGTCTCAAACTGCTGTGAATGCCGCCCACAGTCATAAGACGTTTCACAAGGTGACCCCCAGACACACATCTATTGGCAATGAAACAAGTGTTTCCCAACACAGTGCTTACCTTTGTGACATTTGATGCATTCTAATAGTTTCTattgtgctgtgctgtgctaCGCTATTCTTTTAAGTGTTAGTCATAACCGACTAAATGGATGTCACAACCTTCTAAAAGGATCTAGATCTGCAGCTAAAATCCTCCAAAAATTCCAGCAAGGACAAAAATCTCAGGCCTAGCTTTACCACCAGTGCCCTCTTCTGGGCAGCTTTATTATAAGTAGTGTCTTGAAACACTTGTGTAATTgtcaatatatgtatatgtacactgAATCTcaccagaaaatatttttatgactgttgGTTACAGCCtaaaatgtttaagaaacaaTGTTTAGGAATTTTTCTGGTCAGGAAAGGCCAAACTAAAAAGAGCatagtgtgtgcgtgtgtgtgtgtgtgtgtgtgtgtgtgtgtgatgggggcTCCCACTCCCCTAAGGAGATAACAGAGGCTGTGCAGATGTTTTCTCTGTGATCTCCTCTCCTCCCGAAAATTATGCCCAGAGGCGGGATCTCAGGGACCTGCCCCTGCCTCCTCACATCTGTTCCCACACCAGGGCTTGGCTGAGAGAGGGCAGCAGAGCTCACATCTCTGTGGAGAGCAGGCTGGGCTCACTGCAGGACTCCTATGTTGTGGGTTCATCTTCACTTCATAGGTTTTGTCCTGGGACCGCCCCTCCTGACACGCCATGGCTGTCACACCTGCACACCTGCACACATGGCTGTCTGGCTTTCCCGGAAGTGACACCTACCATATCCAAGACGGAGAAAAACATCAGGAACTGCCGAcacttttcctctttcctcagtAAGTAATGCATTAAACATGCACATAtgtgacatgcacacacacacgtacatatctgcacacatgcacacacacatgcacatctaCACACACGCAAATAGGTacacatctgcacacacacacacatgtgcacacacatacacacgtgcatatctgtacacacacatacacatctgcacacacgtgcacatctgcacacacatgcacatatgcacatctgcacacacatacacacgtgcacatCTGCAACCCACATGCACATCTGCACActtgcacacacgtgcacatctacacacacacgtgcacatctacacacatgcacacacagtacccatctgcacacacatgcacacctgcacacacacacgtacatatctgcacacacgcacacacatggacatctacacacatacatatgtgcacacatgcagacacacgtACACAtctgcacacatgcatacacacgtgCACATCTGCACACACATGTGAAAATGCATGCAGTTACTGTGGACTTGTACTCATGGGATGGCTGATGAAGCCATGGATCCACGGAAGTGTTAAGATTAGGGTGAGGGCTCCACGTGGCAGGACGTCTGGTGTGGATCCAAGGAGATCTGAGTCCTGACCTCAATTCACTTATCCCCTGGTCCAAGTCACTTAGCGCAccccttgcctcagtttccctttatATGAAATTGAAGTGACATTTGTACTGCCTGACTCAGAGGCCTATTGTGAGTCACAAATGAGGCAACAGATGAGACAGTGCTTTGAGACTGGGAAGAGCCAGCTTTGACAGTGGGTCCTGGGCTGTGCCATAAAGGGCAGGGTGGGCCTGTGAGGAGgctgccctcccacccccaggtGCAATAGCAGGGTCTTTGGGCATTTGGCACAGCTGAGATGTCCCTGGCATCCTATTTTGATGGTGCCCTTGATTCTGACACCAGCTCCCTAGAGTAAAGGCACAGGCAGGAAGCTACCTAGAGGGGTTTGCAACCCTCCCACACCAGGACGTGCCTTTCCCTGCTGGGACAGGGTCTTCTGCTCACAGGGTTGTGTCTTCTTTAGCTCTGGGCCACAAGATCTTCCTTTTCCCATCTGTGCGCAGctcagtgtctccctctgtcttaCTTCTGACCCACTTTATCCTCAGATCCCCTGAGGGCATCAGGGAAAGATCCTGGTCCATCGTCTCAGAGCTGAGAGCTGGATCAGTGCCCCGGCTTTGAGCCTGTCAGGCAGCGTAGGGGCAGTTCTCTCTCTCAGGGAGGCCTACAGGTTGCCACTGGCCCCACAGTGGAAGGAAAGATGACAGGTGGGAGCTCCAGGAGGactgggaggggagggaggtggagtGGGCTTTGGTGAGGCACGGAGGGAGGAGCTGGAGATGCAGAGCAGCAGCAGGCAGGCAACAGCACTTCTGGGGGCCACCGGGAACGGACTTGCTGGTCCATCCTCAGCACAAGCAATGCCAGGGCCTCAGCTGCTTTGGCCTTGAGCTGTGACACAGAGGACAAGGCCCGGGAGCTGGAACGCGGGCTGTGCTTCTCTTCACCAAGCTGAAGCTTGGCACCCTGTGTGTTTGTACCCACTGCAGTGGGCAGAGGGAACCGACGCTTCATGAGCACtgactgtgtgctgggcactgtgctgggtaCTTTGCATGTATTTTGCTATGTGGAGAGATGTATCTGTGGGGACAAGGAAATCCCCTGGGGTCTCCTCCCCCAGCTCCTCTAAACATCCCTCTCCCCTTATGTCACAGAGAACAAAGCTTCACATGAAAATGCCCTTAGAGGGCGGGAACTTAATTCACCCTGAGATGCTAAAGACAGACATGGAGCCCTCCTTAAGCAAAAGCTTCATGAGGCCAGAGGGGAGAAGGGGTGTGGGGACCGAGCCAGGACCTCTGTGGAATGAGAGTCTCCTGACCTACTTTCAGGCAAGGCAAGTCAGCGAATTCCTTTCTGACCACGCTCAGGGGAGAAAGGAGAAACGGGTCAGAGAGTGACCTTCTTGCTCCTGccattttctccatttccttctgTAGACaatactcaggaggccaaggggcCACATGTTGGGGCAATGTGTTCTGGGCCCTGACACTGTCCTCCTACCTCTCTGAccatttcctctctcttcctttgtgGACTTCTCTCCCAGGTGTCCATCTCTGTCCATCATGGGGACTCCGCCAGGGAGGGTGGCAGGAGGAAGCCAGGGATGTGGGGTGATCTGAGGGCAGCCTGAGAGGATTGAATGAGAGGGAGGGGGCAGGATTGAAGGCCAGCTGCATTGATTACACTGATTCATATGAAATTGCTGATATTTGATCACTTTTACCTCTAAAAATCGTAATTTCATCTGGTTCAAACTAAAACTTCAAAGTTTGCTTCAATAAGGCTCATGTCCCACTGGACTTGTAGCCAGACAGTTGGGAGCGCAGGGCGCTTACAGAAAGGTGACTGGAAACCCCGCGGCAAGGCTCCTCTGTGCACTTAGCAGCGTCGCAGTTACAGAAGAGAGGTGCAGGGGACTCATGGGGAATCCTATATAGCCACGAAGTCACGCTTTTCCAGCTGAAAAGTGTATAGCTGACTGAAAACCCCTGTCACTATTGCAGGAGGACAGAGAAGTACAGCAAATCTCTGCATCTCCAAGACTGGGGAGCCATCTCTGGGGTGATCTTGCAGAGCAGGCCCTGTAGTTCCATTGTTGTGTGGATCTGCACAGCAGGCTGTAATGCAGAGCCACTGCTGGAGCTTTAGAAATAGAGTTGTTAAATGGGTAGTTCTTCAAAGATATGCCCAGAAAGTTCTCTGCAAAACAAAAGCCTTGCTATAAGGAAGACTCCACTGCAGGGCAGCGGATGAGCAGCTTACCACCTGTGGATCTTAGTCAAGtcaatctctctgagcctgtttcctcatctataaacggGGATGATAATGCCTACTTCTTAAGACTGTGCATTAGCTTGCTTGGGCTGTCATactgaataccacagactgggtagcttaaataacagaaatgcattttctcccagttctggaggctggaagtctgagaatCAGATGCTGTCAGGGTTGTTTTCTggggagggctctcttcctggcttgcagatggctgccttcttgctgtgtccccatGTGGCCTCTTCTCTGTGTACATGCAGAGAAAGACATCTGTTCCTTTTCctataaggacactagtcctaTCAGATTAAGGTCTCATGCTTACcacctcatttaacctttataCCTCCCTATAGCCCCTATCTTCAAGTAGTCATATTAAGGGTCAGGGTTTCCATATGttaattttagggggacacaaatCGATTCATTATAGACTGTTTTGAGGCTCACAGGACATAGATTATGCTCTGAAAATGGTAGCTCTTTGGATGTGC
This genomic window contains:
- the LOC134736858 gene encoding voltage-dependent L-type calcium channel subunit alpha-1C-like, with amino-acid sequence MHQMSQRLSYQDDENRQLTLLEEDKRDIQQSPKRGFLRSASLGRRASFHLECLKQQKDRGGDISQKTVLPLHLVDPQVAHTFGQATVTCRQARQSPG